In bacterium, a genomic segment contains:
- a CDS encoding AlpA family phage regulatory protein — protein sequence MAPPGGGRVVRLPEVLDITGLSRTTIWRRERDGSFPAPFRLGGEHTRAVGWREQDIYDWINGLSPAA from the coding sequence ATGGCGCCTCCGGGGGGTGGGCGGGTGGTGAGACTGCCTGAGGTGTTGGACATCACCGGGTTGAGCAGGACCACGATTTGGCGTCGGGAGCGGGACGGGTCGTTTCCTGCGCCGTTCCGTTTGGGCGGCGAACACACAAGGGCGGTGGGCTGGCGGGAACAGGACATCTACGACTGGATCAATGGTCTGTCTCCCGCAGCGTGA
- a CDS encoding helix-turn-helix domain-containing protein — protein sequence MSNNSDQDQARQNTETLRMLAAIDAAEQLEAAHTEWTRARESYRQAVVALYRIEQFSQAEIAKLVGCSQSSISNLLRDRP from the coding sequence ATGAGCAACAACAGCGATCAGGACCAGGCACGGCAGAACACCGAAACCCTCCGCATGCTCGCCGCGATCGACGCCGCCGAACAACTCGAAGCCGCCCACACAGAATGGACCCGGGCACGGGAGTCCTACCGCCAAGCAGTGGTCGCTCTCTACCGCATAGAACAATTCAGCCAGGCTGAGATAGCCAAACTGGTCGGCTGCTCCCAGTCGTCGATCTCCAACCTGTTACGTGACCGGCCCTAA